TAATATCTTCTAAAATGCTAGGGGAAGCTTTTATCTTTGGGCAAGTCTTTTTGAGGATAAAAGAGGTTTTCTGGTCAAGAAAAGACAAATAATGTATTGTTACGGCATCTAATTCTTTGAGATGCTCTGACATTTATTAAAAAAATAGATGATGATTTTGTTATGGCATCCTAGCCCTAAAAGGGGTGTTTATTTTCGATTTTTTTTTATACATAGGGGAAAATCAATATGGTTGAAACAATGGATGTCCGGGCGGCAATTGCTCTGGAACCCGGCAAGCCCTTGGTGATTGATACTGTTCAACTGGAAATGCCCCACGATGATGAGGTTTTAATTGAAATTAAGGCCAGCGGTATTTGTCATACAGATAAATACACACTTTCTGGCAAAGACCCTGAAGGCGTTTTTCCGGCCATTCTAGGACATGAAGGGGCTGGTATTGTCAAAAAAGTCGGTAAAAACGTCACCAGCGTAAAACCCGGAGATCATGTTATTCCCGTCTATATTCCAGAATGCCGTGAATGTCCTGCCTGTCTTTCCCAGAAAACAAATCTTTGTACCGCTATTCGAGAGACGCAAGGTAAAGGTTTGATGCCGGATGGCACTTCCCGTTTTTCCTATAAAGGCAAGCCGATCCATAATTATATGGGGACGTCTACTTTTGCCCAATATACAGTCGTACCGGAAATTGCCGTTGCCAAAATCCGTGAGGATGCACCTTTTGAAAAGGCCTGCTATGTCGCTTGCGGTGTGACAACAGGAGTTGGATCTGTCATTTGGGGCGTTGATGTCGAGGCCGGGGCACGTGTTGTTGTTTTTGGACTTGGCGGTATTGGTCTGAATGTGATTCAGGGGGCAAGATTAGCAGGGGCTTCGCAAATTATCGGGATTGATATTGCTGAGGGACGAGTGCCCTTGGCCAAGGAATTCGGGATGAGCGATTTTATCAATTCCAAAACGCTGCCAAAAGACAAAGATTTGGTGCAGGAAATCATTAAATTAACCAATGGCGGGGCAGATTATAGTTTTGAATGTGTTGGATCTGTTGATCTGATGCGTCAGGCTTTGGAATGCACGCACCGTGGTTGGGGAACTTCTTGCATCATTGGGGTTGCCGGTGCCGGTGAGGAAATTAGCACAAGACCATTCCAGCTCGTCACAGGGCGTAAGTGGGTCGGTACGGCTTTCGGTGGGGCAAGAGGTCGTACGGATACGCCGAAAATTGTGGATATGTATATGGAGGGTCAGATTGAAATTGACCGTTTGATTACAAAAGTTATTCCGCTTTCTAAAATTAACGAAGCTTTTGAAAATATGGGAAAAGGTGACAGTATCCGCACCGTGATTGATTATTCTTTAGAAGATTAATCCACCTTTTCTCAAAGAAGAAAAAAGGGGCTTCGGCCTCTTTTTTTATATAAAATTTTATATAAAGATTCTCATTGCAAATAAGATAAGAAAAGAGCGTATTATCATGAGGTAAAGGTGATAATAAACAAAGGAATAATGTGATGTCTTTGCCAAAAATTTTAGTGCTTTACCATTCTACTTATGGCCATGTGGAGACCCTCGCATATGCAATCGAAAAAGGGGCAAAAGAGGGCGGCGCATCTGTCAGCGTTAAGCGTGTTCCTTTTCTCATTTCCGATGATGTCGCAAAGAGTCACGGCATGAAAGTGGATCAGAAAGCTTTGATTGCAACGCCTGAAGAGCTTGCCGAATATGACGGGATTATTTTTGGATGTCCAACACGTTTCGGCCGTTTAAGTTCTGAATTGGCTTCTTTTCTCGATCGGACTGGCGGATTATGGGCGAAAGGGGTGTTAATTGGCAAAAGTGCGGCGATTTTCACCTCTACAGGCACACAGCATGGCGGACAAGAAACAACGCCTTTGAGCCTCATTCCAAATCTTCTGGCACATGGCATGGTTGTTCTTGGCTTGCCATATGCTTTTAAAGGCCTCTCTGAAATGACCGAAATTAGCGGCGGATCACCTTTTGCGGCATCCACGATTGCAGGATCAAACGGTTCTCGCAAGCCAACAGAAAATGAACTTGCAGGTGCTCAGGCGCTGGGCAAGCATGTTGCGGAAGTGACCGCCAAACTTATAAAATAATAAAAGGTTTTTTATGCTTGAGAACAGTCTCCTTAAAAAAATTTCTCAAACTGTCGGTAATGCTTATCTCCTTTCCTCAGATCAGGAGACTTACCGTTACAGAAAGGGGTTTTCTTTTGGCGAGGGGGCTGTTGAAG
The sequence above is drawn from the Acetobacteraceae bacterium genome and encodes:
- a CDS encoding S-(hydroxymethyl)glutathione dehydrogenase/class III alcohol dehydrogenase is translated as MDVRAAIALEPGKPLVIDTVQLEMPHDDEVLIEIKASGICHTDKYTLSGKDPEGVFPAILGHEGAGIVKKVGKNVTSVKPGDHVIPVYIPECRECPACLSQKTNLCTAIRETQGKGLMPDGTSRFSYKGKPIHNYMGTSTFAQYTVVPEIAVAKIREDAPFEKACYVACGVTTGVGSVIWGVDVEAGARVVVFGLGGIGLNVIQGARLAGASQIIGIDIAEGRVPLAKEFGMSDFINSKTLPKDKDLVQEIIKLTNGGADYSFECVGSVDLMRQALECTHRGWGTSCIIGVAGAGEEISTRPFQLVTGRKWVGTAFGGARGRTDTPKIVDMYMEGQIEIDRLITKVIPLSKINEAFENMGKGDSIRTVIDYSLED
- the wrbA gene encoding NAD(P)H:quinone oxidoreductase, translated to MPKILVLYHSTYGHVETLAYAIEKGAKEGGASVSVKRVPFLISDDVAKSHGMKVDQKALIATPEELAEYDGIIFGCPTRFGRLSSELASFLDRTGGLWAKGVLIGKSAAIFTSTGTQHGGQETTPLSLIPNLLAHGMVVLGLPYAFKGLSEMTEISGGSPFAASTIAGSNGSRKPTENELAGAQALGKHVAEVTAKLIK